The following are encoded together in the Paludisphaera mucosa genome:
- a CDS encoding sensor histidine kinase gives MKPEGDGSPDPDSAAGGGWADLTDHLWRFRIQYRDGRDPEKILRGALRLGMDLFAASEGCVAALHTGAAEARIVQRTPEDVPWDRRLLAGFLRGEKVAVPHDVMLARIRRHGRMWGALALRSPDADYFWDARQAFSTIGGLANELIDQADLQRIREVRARVDRKVLEQSHPKHLSYEVLHGIRSLISYDHSAALLIHDAELGVLEVVAEQIAWRKAKGENVGRKFPLKSSLQEVLAQPVVLGFDRDGTGWADWTGGGSSTLAELLDYDRLPRRGAFAPPEGAILCASLITRTGLLGVLKVASIHPGSFCQYEVDLISQFLPQAAVSLQNARRTESLERRMIDAERKHAMADLARGVAHDVNNALGAVLPLVQQLLDDLETDAFDPELAAGDLLQVERSIRVCRRIFGGMLNFARGSVRNPSDVSIRQAVDSALVIFREGLERRGVILAVDVSPDLPRLFAVQADVEQLLLNLISNARDATGPGDGLTIRAREDGGWLVLEVEDTGSGIAPEDLAKLQEPFFTTKRNGHGLGIAICRSIAAQLRGLFDIRSTLGQGTRVKVSFPIDGGREDF, from the coding sequence TTGAAACCAGAAGGCGACGGGTCGCCCGACCCCGATTCCGCCGCCGGCGGCGGGTGGGCCGACCTGACCGATCATCTCTGGCGGTTCCGCATCCAGTATCGCGACGGCCGCGACCCGGAGAAGATCCTGCGGGGGGCCCTGCGGCTCGGCATGGACCTCTTCGCCGCGAGCGAGGGCTGCGTCGCCGCGCTCCACACCGGGGCGGCGGAGGCGCGGATCGTCCAGCGGACGCCCGAGGACGTCCCGTGGGACCGCCGGCTGCTGGCGGGGTTCCTCCGGGGCGAGAAGGTCGCCGTCCCGCACGACGTGATGCTCGCCCGGATCCGCCGCCACGGCCGGATGTGGGGCGCGCTCGCCCTCCGGTCCCCCGATGCGGACTACTTCTGGGACGCCCGCCAGGCCTTCTCGACGATCGGCGGCCTGGCCAACGAGCTGATCGACCAGGCCGACCTGCAGCGGATCCGCGAGGTCCGGGCCCGGGTCGACCGCAAGGTGCTCGAACAGAGCCACCCCAAGCACCTGTCGTACGAGGTCCTGCACGGCATCCGCTCGCTGATCTCGTACGACCACTCGGCGGCCCTCCTGATCCACGACGCCGAGCTCGGCGTGCTGGAAGTCGTCGCCGAGCAGATCGCCTGGCGCAAGGCCAAGGGCGAGAACGTCGGCCGCAAGTTCCCGCTCAAGTCGTCGCTCCAGGAGGTGCTGGCGCAGCCGGTCGTCCTGGGCTTCGACCGCGACGGCACCGGCTGGGCCGACTGGACCGGCGGCGGCTCGTCGACGCTCGCCGAGCTGCTCGACTACGACCGCCTCCCCCGCCGCGGCGCCTTCGCCCCGCCCGAGGGGGCCATCCTCTGCGCCTCGCTGATCACCCGGACGGGCCTGCTCGGGGTGCTCAAGGTGGCCTCGATCCACCCCGGCTCGTTCTGCCAGTACGAGGTCGACCTGATCTCGCAGTTCCTCCCCCAGGCGGCCGTCTCGCTGCAGAACGCGCGACGGACCGAGTCGCTGGAAAGGCGGATGATCGACGCCGAGCGCAAGCACGCCATGGCCGACCTGGCGCGGGGCGTGGCGCACGACGTCAACAACGCCCTGGGCGCGGTCCTGCCGCTGGTGCAGCAGCTCCTCGACGACCTGGAGACCGACGCCTTCGACCCCGAGCTGGCCGCGGGCGACCTGCTGCAGGTCGAGCGTTCGATCCGGGTCTGCCGGCGGATCTTCGGCGGCATGCTCAACTTCGCGCGGGGCTCCGTCCGGAACCCCAGCGACGTGTCGATCCGGCAGGCGGTGGACTCGGCGCTGGTGATCTTCCGCGAGGGCCTGGAGCGGCGGGGCGTGATCCTGGCGGTCGACGTCTCGCCCGACCTGCCGCGGCTGTTCGCCGTCCAGGCCGACGTCGAACAGCTCCTGCTGAACCTGATCAGCAACGCCCGCGACGCGACCGGACCGGGCGACGGGCTGACGATCCGGGCCCGCGAGGACGGCGGCTGGCTGGTGCTGGAGGTCGAGGACACCGGCTCCGGCATAGCGCCCGAGGACCTCGCCAAGCTCCAGGAGCCGTTCTTCACGACCAAGCGGAACGGCCACGGCCTGGGCATCGCCATCTGCCGCTCGATCGCGGCGCAGCTCCGAGGCCTTTTCGACATCCGCAGCACCCTGGGGCAGGGGACGCGGGTGAAGGTCAGTTTCCCCATCGACGGCGGCCGGGAGGATTTCTGA
- a CDS encoding ABC transporter ATP-binding protein, with translation MLSIRDLRVDYDEFCAVHDLSLEVGPGEVCGLIGPNGAGKTTTMRTILGLIEPTYGEVKILGTSIHEDHELVGRAVGFMPDFPPVYDDLKVWEFLDLFAASYRIPRSRRAAIVDRHLEMVGLTEKRDAGVTGLSRGMRQRMMLAKTLIPDPAVLLLDEPASGVDPQGRIDLKNILKQVSAEGKAVLISSHILAEMNEFCTSVAIMERGRLVVAGRLDEVNRRIMGDTSLSVEVLAGVNDFLRIVAEDEHASPVEPRAGNVYEFRFRGGAEEAGDLLAKLVGGGVRVASFSRRKDNLEELFLKVGAKELS, from the coding sequence ATGCTCTCGATACGCGACCTGCGCGTCGATTACGACGAATTCTGCGCGGTGCACGACCTCTCGCTGGAGGTCGGGCCGGGCGAGGTCTGCGGCCTGATCGGCCCCAACGGGGCGGGCAAGACGACGACGATGCGGACCATCCTGGGGCTGATCGAGCCGACCTACGGCGAGGTCAAGATCCTGGGCACGAGCATCCACGAGGACCACGAGCTGGTCGGCCGCGCCGTGGGCTTCATGCCCGACTTCCCGCCCGTGTACGACGACCTGAAGGTCTGGGAGTTCCTCGACCTGTTCGCGGCCAGCTACCGCATCCCGCGATCGCGGCGGGCGGCGATCGTCGACCGTCACCTGGAGATGGTCGGCCTCACCGAGAAGCGGGACGCGGGCGTCACCGGGCTGTCGCGGGGGATGCGGCAGCGGATGATGCTCGCCAAGACGCTGATCCCCGACCCGGCCGTCCTGCTGCTCGACGAGCCGGCCAGCGGCGTCGACCCCCAGGGGCGGATCGACCTCAAGAACATCCTCAAGCAGGTGTCGGCCGAGGGCAAGGCGGTCCTGATCTCGTCGCACATCCTGGCCGAGATGAACGAGTTCTGCACGTCGGTCGCGATCATGGAGCGGGGCCGCCTGGTCGTGGCCGGCCGGCTCGACGAGGTCAACCGGCGGATCATGGGCGACACGTCGCTCTCGGTCGAGGTCCTCGCGGGCGTCAACGACTTCCTGCGGATCGTCGCCGAGGACGAGCACGCCAGCCCGGTCGAGCCCCGGGCCGGGAACGTCTACGAATTCCGCTTCCGCGGGGGCGCCGAGGAGGCCGGCGACCTGCTGGCGAAGCTCGTCGGCGGGGGCGTCCGGGTGGCCTCGTTCTCGCGGCGGAAGGACAACCTGGAAGAGCTGTTCCTGAAGGTCGGCGCGAAGGAGCTGTCGTGA
- a CDS encoding redoxin domain-containing protein: MESRSLLALTLFVAVAADLPAQPAAAPESVAEIQNRHDRSLVRELGEYLIRNPKAEDRDQAYAALFNKAIEHDWFAENQEAAERYLKDEPEGPVRSLAQVITVMARAKAKRFPDALARYKELLQGLTMADQEEFAASFSETFATAAVAAGEIDVAAQVYQSLAAKFPDSAALKQKAETELGRFARVGKPAPALEAQDLEGKTVRLGDLRGKFVLVDFWATWCTPNIVELPRLQDAYKKYHGAGLEIVSVSLDDTRTAVVDFVKARKIPWVQLHNTTAGVDCVEAFGVSSIPATYLIDPQGTIIRLDLRGGALEEVLSKLIKAKG; encoded by the coding sequence GTGGAATCTCGAAGCCTGCTCGCCCTGACCCTGTTCGTCGCGGTGGCCGCCGACCTGCCGGCGCAGCCGGCGGCCGCGCCCGAGAGCGTCGCCGAGATCCAGAACCGCCACGACCGCTCGCTCGTCCGCGAGCTGGGCGAGTACCTGATCCGCAACCCCAAGGCCGAGGACCGCGACCAGGCCTACGCGGCGCTCTTCAACAAGGCGATCGAGCACGACTGGTTCGCCGAGAACCAGGAGGCCGCCGAGCGGTACCTCAAGGACGAGCCCGAGGGGCCCGTCCGCTCGCTCGCGCAGGTGATCACCGTCATGGCGCGGGCCAAGGCGAAGCGGTTCCCGGACGCCCTGGCCCGCTACAAGGAGCTGTTGCAGGGCCTGACCATGGCCGACCAGGAGGAGTTCGCCGCCAGCTTCTCCGAGACCTTCGCCACCGCCGCCGTCGCCGCCGGCGAGATCGACGTCGCCGCCCAGGTCTACCAGTCGCTCGCCGCGAAGTTCCCCGACAGCGCGGCGCTCAAGCAGAAGGCCGAGACCGAACTGGGCCGCTTCGCCCGCGTGGGCAAGCCGGCGCCGGCGCTCGAGGCGCAGGACCTCGAAGGCAAGACCGTCCGGCTGGGCGACCTCCGCGGCAAGTTCGTGCTGGTCGACTTCTGGGCGACCTGGTGCACGCCCAACATCGTCGAGCTGCCGCGACTCCAGGACGCCTACAAGAAATACCACGGCGCGGGCCTGGAGATCGTCAGCGTCAGCCTGGACGACACCCGCACGGCCGTCGTCGACTTCGTCAAGGCCCGGAAGATCCCCTGGGTCCAGCTCCACAACACCACCGCCGGCGTCGACTGCGTCGAGGCCTTCGGCGTCAGTTCGATCCCCGCCACCTACCTCATCGACCCCCAGGGGACGATCATCCGCCTGGACCTGCGCGGCGGGGCGCTCGAAGAGGTCCTCTCGAAGCTGATCAAGGCCAAGGGCTGA
- a CDS encoding glycosyltransferase family 4 protein, with protein MDDLMVNRKLWFRGGPEPARPAAALPAPHLFADDRPSYGAEPAAARVEPGKRLLFINQYYWPDHASTAQHLTDLAESLAARGFECHVLCAQGRYQPGEPTPPAEEVRKGVHIHRVKATSLGRKSTLSRMTDYLSFYARAFVKALRLPRPDVVVTLTTPPIIGLVGAILRRLKGSTHVCWSMDLHPDASLALKRMSPKNPIVRSLAWLSDAVLRQADRVVVLGPYMADRILMKKVRPDRIVTIPVWSRKDEVYPVPQATNGLRKKLGFGDELVCMYSGNLGLAHTFDEFLAAAKALREQADVVFLFVGGGPRLAEVKAAKERDGLDNVRILDYVPREDLHLSLSTADVHLISMRPEMTGIVVPGKLYGIMAAARPALFVGPAHCESADLIRRSGGGFAVPFGDADGVVAALQRLRADRNLARQMGEKGRQAFLASHEMGPCCFQWFELARGLVAPAPRRIPVATRVGAMDIA; from the coding sequence GTGGACGACCTCATGGTGAACCGGAAGCTCTGGTTTCGCGGGGGCCCCGAGCCGGCGCGGCCGGCGGCGGCCCTGCCTGCCCCGCACCTCTTCGCCGACGATCGGCCCTCGTACGGCGCCGAGCCCGCTGCGGCCCGGGTCGAGCCCGGCAAGCGGCTCCTCTTCATCAACCAGTACTACTGGCCCGACCACGCCTCCACGGCCCAGCACCTGACCGACCTGGCCGAGTCGCTGGCCGCACGCGGCTTCGAATGCCACGTGCTCTGCGCCCAGGGCCGCTACCAGCCCGGCGAGCCCACGCCCCCCGCCGAGGAGGTCCGCAAGGGCGTCCACATCCATCGCGTGAAGGCGACCTCGCTGGGCCGCAAGAGCACGCTCAGCCGGATGACCGACTACCTGAGCTTCTACGCCCGCGCGTTCGTCAAGGCCCTCCGCCTGCCCCGTCCCGACGTCGTCGTGACCCTGACCACTCCGCCGATCATCGGCCTGGTCGGCGCGATCCTGCGGCGGTTGAAGGGCTCGACGCACGTCTGCTGGAGCATGGACCTGCATCCCGACGCCAGCCTGGCGCTGAAACGGATGTCGCCGAAGAACCCGATCGTCCGCTCGCTGGCCTGGCTGAGCGACGCCGTGCTGCGTCAGGCCGACCGCGTGGTGGTGCTGGGGCCGTACATGGCCGACCGGATCCTGATGAAGAAGGTCCGGCCCGACCGCATCGTCACGATCCCCGTCTGGAGCCGCAAGGACGAGGTCTACCCCGTCCCGCAGGCGACCAACGGCCTGCGGAAGAAGCTGGGGTTCGGCGACGAGCTGGTCTGCATGTACTCGGGCAACCTGGGCCTGGCCCACACGTTCGACGAGTTCCTCGCCGCGGCGAAGGCGCTTCGCGAGCAGGCCGACGTCGTCTTCCTGTTCGTGGGCGGCGGCCCGAGGCTCGCCGAGGTGAAGGCGGCCAAGGAGCGCGACGGCCTGGACAACGTCCGGATCCTCGACTACGTCCCTCGCGAAGACCTGCACCTGTCGCTCTCGACGGCCGACGTCCACCTGATCTCGATGCGGCCCGAGATGACGGGGATCGTCGTGCCCGGCAAGCTCTACGGGATCATGGCGGCGGCCCGCCCCGCGCTCTTCGTCGGCCCGGCCCATTGCGAGTCGGCCGACCTGATCCGCCGTTCGGGAGGCGGCTTCGCGGTCCCGTTCGGCGACGCCGACGGCGTCGTCGCGGCCCTGCAACGCCTCCGAGCCGACCGCAACCTGGCCCGGCAGATGGGCGAGAAGGGCCGGCAGGCGTTCCTCGCCTCGCACGAGATGGGGCCCTGCTGCTTCCAGTGGTTCGAACTCGCCCGCGGCCTCGTCGCCCCCGCCCCGCGCCGGATCCCCGTCGCGACCAGGGTCGGCGCCATGGACATCGCCTGA
- a CDS encoding NAD-dependent epimerase/dehydratase family protein: protein MRILVTGGAGYVGSTLVPMLLEQGHRVRVFDNLRFSGQGLLPCCQNRFFELHQGDVCDPAAVKKAVDGVDAIIHLAAIVGYPACKKEPQLAQAINVEGTRNLLAARSKDTRFLFASTGSIYGSIPDYVCNEDTPRAPITLYGETKGAAEEMVLNAGNGIAYRFATAFGVSNRMRLDLMPNDFTYQAVKNRNLIVYEGGFKRTFVHVRDMARSFIFALERWNEVKDDVYNVGHESMNFTKEDVARKILEHTDFYLHFAEVGSDADQRNYEVSYEKIRAKGFETTTDLDRGIAELVRAAQLISFQNPFANV from the coding sequence ATGCGAATCCTCGTCACCGGCGGAGCCGGCTACGTCGGCTCCACGTTGGTCCCGATGCTCCTCGAACAGGGCCACCGGGTCCGGGTCTTCGACAACCTCCGCTTCAGCGGCCAGGGCCTGCTCCCCTGCTGCCAGAACCGCTTCTTCGAGCTGCACCAGGGCGACGTCTGCGACCCCGCCGCGGTCAAGAAGGCCGTCGACGGCGTCGACGCGATCATCCACCTGGCGGCCATCGTCGGCTATCCCGCCTGCAAGAAGGAGCCCCAGCTCGCCCAGGCGATCAACGTCGAGGGCACCCGCAACCTGCTGGCCGCCCGCAGCAAGGACACCCGGTTCCTGTTCGCCTCCACCGGCTCCATCTACGGCTCGATCCCCGACTACGTCTGCAACGAGGACACCCCCCGGGCCCCGATCACGCTCTACGGCGAGACCAAGGGCGCGGCCGAGGAGATGGTCCTCAACGCCGGCAACGGGATCGCCTACCGGTTCGCGACCGCCTTCGGCGTCAGCAACCGCATGCGGCTCGACCTGATGCCCAACGACTTCACCTACCAGGCCGTCAAGAACCGCAACCTCATCGTGTACGAGGGCGGCTTCAAGCGGACCTTCGTCCACGTCCGCGACATGGCCCGCTCGTTCATCTTCGCCCTGGAGCGCTGGAACGAGGTCAAGGACGACGTCTACAACGTCGGCCACGAGAGCATGAACTTCACCAAGGAAGACGTGGCCCGCAAGATCCTCGAGCACACCGACTTCTACCTCCACTTCGCCGAGGTCGGCAGCGACGCCGACCAGCGCAACTACGAGGTCTCTTACGAGAAGATCCGGGCCAAGGGCTTCGAAACCACGACCGACCTGGACCGCGGCATCGCCGAGCTGGTCCGCGCGGCCCAGCTGATCTCGTTCCAGAACCCGTTCGCGAACGTCTGA
- the glmS gene encoding glutamine--fructose-6-phosphate transaminase (isomerizing), with translation MCGIVGYTGSKEAGPILVAGLRRLEYRGYDSAGVAAVEDGSIEVRKQAGRVQILEELLRQQPVRASNGISHTRWATHGPANDVNAHPHVGGRGGKRSVAVVHNGVVENHATLRRELEAEGFVFRSQTDTEVVAHLTARELERGDDPLDALLRVLPRLEGTYGLAMVTAERPGELLGARLGSPLVVGVGDDEHFLASDPVAIAAHTASVAYLQDGEVVRLTPKDFEIRHRERGPITPRIDRIDWKPDAVEMGGHAHYMLKEIREQPDTVLNACRGRLVREEGSSRLGGLNMTARQLRRVRRVVFAACGTSWHAALVGEYLIERLAHLPVEVEYASEFRYRNAPLDDRTLVFVLSQSGETADTLGALREAKRRGQPTLAIVNTVGSTIAREADGGVYLHAGLEVGVASTKAFSAQVAVLTLLALHLGRLRGLSFSEGTAVLKALEAVPSLIGEALKAEPAIEAAAERVAQARSVLYLGRDIHFPVALEGALKLKEISYIHAEGYPTAEMKHGPIALIDVHTPSVFVAPRGPLHAKTLSNIEEVRARRGPVVSVGLADDDELTRLSDHVLPIPDAPDVVQPLLAVVPLQLLAYHVARIKGCDIDKPRNLAKSVTVE, from the coding sequence ATGTGCGGGATCGTCGGCTACACGGGTTCCAAGGAGGCCGGCCCGATCCTCGTCGCGGGGCTGCGGCGGCTCGAATACCGCGGATACGACAGCGCGGGCGTCGCGGCCGTCGAGGACGGCTCGATCGAGGTCCGCAAGCAGGCCGGGCGGGTGCAGATTTTGGAGGAGCTGCTCCGCCAGCAGCCGGTCCGGGCCTCGAACGGGATCAGCCACACGCGCTGGGCCACCCACGGCCCGGCCAACGACGTCAACGCCCACCCCCACGTCGGCGGCCGCGGCGGCAAGCGTTCGGTCGCCGTGGTGCACAACGGGGTCGTCGAGAACCACGCGACGCTCCGCCGCGAGCTGGAGGCCGAGGGATTCGTCTTCCGGAGCCAGACCGACACCGAGGTCGTCGCCCATCTGACGGCCCGCGAGCTGGAACGCGGCGACGACCCCCTCGACGCCCTGCTCCGCGTCCTGCCGCGCCTCGAAGGGACCTACGGCCTGGCGATGGTGACGGCCGAACGCCCCGGCGAGCTGCTGGGGGCGCGGTTGGGGAGCCCGCTGGTCGTCGGCGTGGGCGACGACGAGCACTTCCTGGCCAGCGACCCGGTCGCGATCGCGGCCCACACCGCGAGCGTGGCCTACCTGCAAGACGGCGAGGTCGTCCGCCTGACCCCGAAGGACTTCGAGATCCGCCATCGCGAGCGCGGGCCGATCACGCCCCGGATCGACCGGATCGACTGGAAGCCCGACGCCGTCGAGATGGGGGGCCACGCCCACTACATGCTGAAGGAGATCCGCGAGCAGCCCGACACCGTGCTCAACGCCTGCCGCGGCCGGCTGGTCCGCGAGGAGGGCTCCTCGCGCCTGGGCGGGTTGAACATGACGGCCCGCCAGCTCCGCCGCGTGCGCCGGGTGGTCTTCGCCGCCTGCGGCACGAGCTGGCACGCGGCGCTGGTGGGCGAGTACCTGATCGAGCGGCTGGCCCACCTGCCGGTGGAGGTCGAGTACGCCAGCGAGTTCCGCTACCGCAACGCCCCGCTCGACGACCGCACGCTGGTCTTCGTGCTGAGCCAGTCGGGCGAGACGGCCGACACGCTGGGGGCGCTCCGCGAGGCCAAGCGCCGCGGGCAGCCGACCCTGGCGATCGTCAACACGGTCGGCAGCACCATAGCCCGCGAGGCCGACGGCGGCGTCTACCTGCACGCCGGCCTCGAGGTCGGCGTCGCCAGCACCAAGGCCTTCTCGGCGCAGGTCGCCGTACTGACCCTCCTGGCCCTGCACCTGGGCCGCCTGCGCGGGCTCTCGTTCTCCGAGGGGACGGCGGTCCTGAAGGCGCTCGAGGCCGTCCCCTCGCTGATCGGCGAGGCGCTAAAGGCCGAGCCGGCGATCGAGGCCGCCGCCGAGCGCGTCGCCCAGGCGCGGAGCGTCCTGTACCTCGGCCGCGACATCCACTTCCCGGTCGCGCTCGAAGGGGCGCTCAAGCTCAAGGAGATCAGCTATATCCACGCCGAGGGCTATCCCACGGCCGAGATGAAGCACGGCCCGATCGCCCTGATCGACGTCCATACGCCGTCGGTCTTCGTCGCCCCGCGCGGCCCCTTGCACGCCAAGACCCTAAGCAACATCGAGGAGGTCCGCGCCCGCCGGGGCCCGGTCGTGAGTGTGGGCCTCGCCGACGACGACGAGCTGACGCGCCTCTCCGACCACGTCCTCCCCATCCCCGACGCCCCCGACGTCGTCCAGCCCTTGCTCGCCGTCGTCCCCCTCCAGCTCCTCGCCTACCACGTCGCCCGCATCAAGGGTTGCGACATCGACAAGCCGAGGAACCTCGCCAAGAGCGTGACCGTCGAATAA
- a CDS encoding VanZ family protein: protein MRTRSKWPPILAAAAWAGLIFGTSCTVVMPHDFFAWIAAHILPDAESMRRFRVFWGLGWFAVVKGWHAAEFAILFLLAKATLDALRCQRSSRRIPIALAFCVLFAISDEYHQTFVPGRGGTWTDVAIDVSGATLAALTASFRQRRHTGEPG from the coding sequence GTGAGAACACGATCGAAATGGCCGCCGATCCTGGCCGCCGCCGCGTGGGCCGGCCTCATCTTCGGCACGTCCTGCACGGTCGTGATGCCGCACGATTTCTTCGCGTGGATCGCCGCTCACATCCTACCCGACGCCGAATCGATGCGGCGCTTCCGGGTGTTCTGGGGCCTCGGCTGGTTCGCCGTCGTCAAGGGCTGGCACGCGGCCGAGTTCGCCATCCTGTTCCTGCTCGCCAAGGCGACGCTCGACGCCCTCCGATGCCAGCGATCCTCACGCCGCATCCCGATCGCGCTGGCCTTTTGCGTCCTTTTCGCGATCTCGGACGAGTACCATCAAACGTTCGTCCCGGGTCGCGGCGGGACGTGGACCGACGTCGCGATCGACGTCTCGGGAGCGACGCTGGCCGCGCTTACGGCCTCCTTCAGGCAGCGGCGGCACACCGGCGAGCCCGGGTGA
- a CDS encoding FHA domain-containing protein, which produces MGPTRETYGTLLPVGGGDPIPLVKTEIVVGRRPACDIRLDFENVSGKHAVLTMLNGLWHVRDMGSTNGTSVNGSRLSSPHSVMPEDELGFAGHLFTIDYVPSGPESLISSHETLDENVQDERKRHSLMELAGLDTDDKAVRVSRPRTAPAAIERLSVDEGEFDDTVPKHFKSKPAPRPTKKAEDDDDFLKLIEDEVVKKPE; this is translated from the coding sequence ATGGGACCGACGCGCGAGACCTACGGGACCCTGCTCCCCGTCGGGGGCGGCGACCCGATCCCCCTGGTCAAGACCGAGATCGTGGTCGGTCGTCGGCCGGCCTGCGACATCCGCCTCGACTTCGAGAACGTGTCGGGCAAGCACGCCGTCCTGACGATGTTGAACGGCCTGTGGCACGTCCGCGACATGGGGAGCACCAACGGCACGAGCGTCAACGGCTCGCGGCTCAGCAGCCCCCACTCGGTCATGCCCGAGGACGAGCTGGGGTTCGCCGGCCACCTCTTCACGATCGACTACGTCCCCAGCGGCCCCGAGTCGCTGATCTCCAGCCACGAGACGCTCGACGAGAACGTGCAGGACGAGCGCAAGCGGCACTCGTTGATGGAATTGGCGGGCCTGGACACCGACGACAAGGCCGTGCGCGTCAGCCGCCCCAGGACGGCCCCCGCGGCGATCGAGCGGCTCTCGGTCGACGAGGGCGAGTTCGACGACACCGTCCCCAAGCACTTCAAGTCGAAGCCCGCTCCCCGGCCGACGAAGAAGGCCGAGGACGACGACGACTTCCTCAAGCTGATCGAGGACGAGGTCGTCAAGAAGCCCGAATAA
- a CDS encoding sugar phosphate isomerase/epimerase family protein — MTTRRDANLSRRGLLGGGLAALGALAVGRPLRAGGIGAAFAKAPFRLGLQSYSLRGYKVDGKSSLEKALAVSNALEIRNWEVYPGHIPITADADVIRKTQDELKKAQVDVVGYGVIPFKKGDPNNRKPFEFAKAMGIEYLSADPDPDSFDELDKLVEEFGIGVGIHNHGPGHRYDLIDVIAKAIKDHSPKIGCCIDAGHFLRSKEDPVRAAEVFGKRVFGVHLKDVKDATTFTILGKGDLNYPGLFKVLAANDYTGLVALEYEENEENPADDIRVCLEEALKALEPN; from the coding sequence ATGACGACGCGACGCGACGCGAATCTCTCCCGACGCGGGCTCCTGGGCGGCGGCCTGGCGGCGCTCGGCGCGCTGGCCGTCGGCCGGCCGCTGCGTGCGGGGGGGATCGGGGCCGCCTTCGCCAAGGCGCCCTTCCGGCTCGGCCTCCAGAGCTACTCGCTGCGGGGCTACAAGGTCGACGGCAAGTCGAGCCTGGAGAAGGCCCTGGCGGTCTCGAACGCCCTGGAGATCCGCAACTGGGAGGTCTACCCCGGCCACATCCCGATCACCGCCGACGCCGACGTCATCCGCAAGACCCAGGACGAGCTGAAGAAGGCCCAGGTCGACGTGGTGGGCTACGGCGTCATCCCCTTCAAGAAGGGCGACCCGAACAACCGCAAGCCGTTCGAATTCGCCAAGGCCATGGGCATCGAATACCTCTCGGCCGACCCCGACCCGGACAGCTTCGACGAGCTGGACAAACTGGTCGAGGAGTTCGGCATCGGCGTGGGCATCCACAACCACGGCCCGGGCCACCGCTACGACCTGATCGACGTCATCGCCAAGGCGATCAAGGACCACAGCCCCAAGATCGGCTGCTGCATCGACGCCGGCCACTTCCTCCGCTCCAAAGAAGACCCCGTCCGCGCCGCCGAGGTCTTCGGCAAGCGCGTGTTCGGCGTCCACCTGAAGGACGTCAAGGACGCCACGACCTTCACCATCCTGGGCAAGGGCGACCTGAACTACCCGGGCCTGTTCAAGGTCCTCGCCGCCAACGACTACACCGGGCTGGTCGCCCTGGAGTACGAGGAGAACGAGGAGAACCCGGCCGACGACATCCGCGTCTGCCTGGAAGAGGCCCTCAAGGCCCTCGAACCCAACTGA
- a CDS encoding class I SAM-dependent methyltransferase, whose translation MIPRVLEPESMDGPEEVAQYDAMDHRAVNDRFVADFLAAHGPCRGGEVLDVGTGTARIPIALALADPAARVVGFDLAPAMIERAERNVAEAGLSDRIRFVLGDAKAPTALGEARYEGVVSNTIIHHIPDPLPAFAAMVDRLAPGGTLLIRDLARPDDQAQLAGLVEQYAGDESPEARELFRASLHAALTVPEIARLAAQVGLPADCVAMTSDRHWTLAWRRPG comes from the coding sequence ATGATCCCGCGCGTCCTCGAGCCCGAGTCCATGGACGGCCCCGAAGAAGTCGCGCAGTACGACGCGATGGATCATCGGGCGGTCAACGACCGCTTCGTCGCCGACTTCCTCGCCGCCCACGGCCCCTGCCGCGGCGGCGAGGTCCTCGACGTCGGCACCGGCACCGCCCGCATCCCGATCGCCCTGGCCCTCGCCGACCCGGCGGCGCGGGTCGTCGGCTTCGACCTCGCCCCGGCCATGATCGAACGCGCCGAGCGGAACGTCGCCGAGGCCGGCCTGTCCGACCGCATCCGATTCGTCCTCGGCGACGCCAAGGCCCCGACCGCTCTGGGCGAGGCCCGCTACGAGGGCGTCGTCTCGAACACGATCATCCACCACATCCCCGACCCCCTGCCCGCCTTCGCGGCCATGGTCGATCGCCTCGCCCCCGGCGGCACGCTCCTGATCCGCGACCTCGCCCGCCCCGACGACCAGGCGCAGCTCGCCGGCCTCGTCGAACAGTACGCCGGCGATGAGTCCCCTGAGGCCCGCGAACTCTTCCGAGCCTCGCTCCACGCCGCGCTCACCGTCCCGGAGATCGCCCGCCTCGCCGCCCAGGTCGGCCTCCCCGCCGACTGCGTCGCGATGACCTCCGACCGCCACTGGACGCTGGCCTGGCGGCGTCCAGGCTGA